The window ACTTTATGAGCGTACCGATCCCTCCCATTTGTGTTGTCGATGACGATGCCGGCATACGTGAGGCGGTGGAGGGCCTTTTACGTGCCGAGGGATTTGAGGTGGAATTGTTTGCCTCGGCCCAGCGTTTTGCGGCCCGCGCCCGGCAGGCGCCGCTGTCCTGCGTCGTCCTTGACGTGGAACTCCCCGGCCTGAGTGGCTTGGATTTGCAGCGTGAACTCGCCAGCGCCGGACTCGATGTGCCGATTATTTTCCTAACCGGTCATGGGAGTATCCCCATGTCGGTACAGGCGATGAAGGCGGGAGCCATTGAGTTTTTGACCAAGCCGTTCGATGCCGACGATCTGCTGGGAGCGATCCAGCAGGCAGTGTCCGGCACGCACTCGGTGGAGCTGGAGACGAAAAATGGGACCACAGATGTGATCGGTGAGAGCCGGGTGATTCGCCAGACCCTCTCCCGCATTCAAATGGTGGCGCCCACGGATTCCACAGTCTTGATCCTCGGTGAAACCGGGACGGGCAAGGAGGTGCTGGCCAAGGAGATTCACAGATGCAGCCGGCGAGCAGAGAAGCCTCTCATCCGGGTGAATTGCGCATCGATCCCCAAGGATCTCTATGAGAGTGAGTTCTTTGGCCACGTGAAAGGTGCGTTCACTGGTGCTTTCAAGGATCGGGTTGGCCGGTTTGAGGCGGCGGATGGCGGGACGCTCTTTCTCGACGAAATCGGTGAGATTCCGCTCGATCTCCAGAGCAAACTCCTGCGGGCCTTGCAGGAGCGGCAGTTTGAGCGGGTTGGGGATGATCGGACGAAACGTGCCGACGTGCGGATCATCGCGGCGACCAACCGAGACCTCGGCGCAGAGGTCGCAGCAGGGCGTTTTCGCGAGGATCTATACTATCGCCTGAATGTCTTTCCCCTTGAGATTGCCCCCTTGCGAGATCGCATGGAGGATATTCCGTTGCTCGCCCGCCACTTTATGGAGCTGGCGGCAAAGGAGATGAACTGCCCTCGGGCGCGGTTGACCCCGGCGGGGCTCGCCATGCTCCAGAACTATCACTGGCCGGGGAACATCCGGGAACTGCGAAATGTTATCGAGCGGGCTGTCATCATGGCTCAGGGCGGTGCGGCGGAGTTTGATCTGCCGATCACGATTACCGAGCCTCTCCCGGTGAAATCCTCCGGCGAGGAGCCTTCTGGTACCGAGCGGGATTTTCTCACCGAGCCAGAGATGTTGAAAAGGGAGCGAGACAATCTCCTCGTGGTTCTGGAAAAGACCGGCTGGAAGATCAAGGGTGCTGATGGAGCGGCGGAACTGCTCGGCATCAAGCCGACCACGCTGCTCTCCCGCATCAAGAAAATGGGCTTGCGCCGCAGTGAGCCGGCTGCGAGGAGGGTGCCCGCGTGACAGCCTATTCGACCACCAGCGATGATACATCGCTCTCCCGCGAACAAGCGGATTTTTCGAAGTTCAAGCTGGAGCGCTCATGGCGGCACCGGTGTCCTGTGGCTCTGCGATACCTTATTGCGCTCGTGCTTGCTGGCCTTGCCTGGGTGACAACCTTTGGTCTGCGTCACCTGATTGATGCCCCGTCATTCCAGACGCCGTTTTTTGTCTGTGCCATTGTGCTGAGCAGTTGGATCGGCGGCGCAGGTCCAGGCATTGTGGCGACCATTTTTTCGATATTTGCGATCGAGTTCTCGTTCACAGAACCGCGCTACACGCTGACTTTTACGTTTTCCGAGGTGCCGAAATTCACTGTTTTTTTCCTGGCTGGAGCATTTATCAGTCTGCTGGCTCGTCGTCAGCGAAGGGACGAGGAGGCTCTGCTGGTGGCTCGGGAGAGCCTGGAGGAAAAGGTGCGCGATCGTACGACGGATCTGGAGAGAGCGAATAGAAAGCTGACAGAAGAGGTGGCCGAGAGAACCCGCGCGGAACGATCTCTGCAGCGACTTAATCGAGCCTGGCGGGTGAGGGGACTGTTCAACCGCTCGATCGCTCGCAGCGCTGATGAGCCGGAACTCGTCGCCAGAGTGTGTCAGACACTGGTAAAAAGCAGTGGATACCGACTCGCCTGGGTCGCCGAGGTGGACCAAAATCGTGTCGTCGCGGCGGCTCATGCTGCCGACGATCGCTTTGAGCGTGTGGCCGAGGCTTGGGCTGCTGATGGTCCTGGATACCCCATGGCGACCCGTGTGATCGAGTCCGGTCTGGCATTTTCCTGGGCGCAGCGAGACCGGAAGCGGGAGGAGCCGGGGGACCCTTGGTCGGAATCCAATGAGGTGAAGGCCGTGCTCGCGTTGCCGTTGATTTCCGACGACGCCATCCTCGGTGCGCTCTTGCTATACTCGGGCGATGGGGATGCCTTTGACAAACAGGAGACAGATTTGCTGCAGCAGGCCGCCAATGACGTGGCGCAGGGCATTCTGCTCTTCCGTGCTCGAGCGGCACGCGCCTCCGCGGAGACTGCCCTCAAGAAGACACGCGCTGAACTGGAGCGCGTTTCGCGAGTCACCACGATGGGGGAATTGACTGCTTCCATCGCGCACGAGATCAATCAGCCCCTGGCGGCTCTGGTTACCAATGCCAATGCGTGTCTCCGTTGGCTGGACCGCAACCCGCCCGAGATGGATGAGGCACGCGAGGCTGCGCGCAGGATCATCCGAGACGGCAAGCGTGGCAGCGACGTGCTGGCCCGCATCAGGGCCATGCTGAAGAAGCAGGATCCGATCCGCGAAGATCTTGCGATCAATGAGGTAATCGACGAGATCCTGGCGCTGGCCCGCACGGGGCTGGACGGAGTGCGGCTGGTTAAGGACTACTCCGCCCGATTGCCTCTCGTTCATGGCGACAGGGTGCAGCTTCAGCAAGTCATCCTGAATCTTGTTCTTAATAGCCTCGATGCGATGAA of the Terrimicrobium sacchariphilum genome contains:
- a CDS encoding sigma-54-dependent transcriptional regulator; the encoded protein is MSVPIPPICVVDDDAGIREAVEGLLRAEGFEVELFASAQRFAARARQAPLSCVVLDVELPGLSGLDLQRELASAGLDVPIIFLTGHGSIPMSVQAMKAGAIEFLTKPFDADDLLGAIQQAVSGTHSVELETKNGTTDVIGESRVIRQTLSRIQMVAPTDSTVLILGETGTGKEVLAKEIHRCSRRAEKPLIRVNCASIPKDLYESEFFGHVKGAFTGAFKDRVGRFEAADGGTLFLDEIGEIPLDLQSKLLRALQERQFERVGDDRTKRADVRIIAATNRDLGAEVAAGRFREDLYYRLNVFPLEIAPLRDRMEDIPLLARHFMELAAKEMNCPRARLTPAGLAMLQNYHWPGNIRELRNVIERAVIMAQGGAAEFDLPITITEPLPVKSSGEEPSGTERDFLTEPEMLKRERDNLLVVLEKTGWKIKGADGAAELLGIKPTTLLSRIKKMGLRRSEPAARRVPA
- a CDS encoding ATP-binding protein gives rise to the protein MTAYSTTSDDTSLSREQADFSKFKLERSWRHRCPVALRYLIALVLAGLAWVTTFGLRHLIDAPSFQTPFFVCAIVLSSWIGGAGPGIVATIFSIFAIEFSFTEPRYTLTFTFSEVPKFTVFFLAGAFISLLARRQRRDEEALLVARESLEEKVRDRTTDLERANRKLTEEVAERTRAERSLQRLNRAWRVRGLFNRSIARSADEPELVARVCQTLVKSSGYRLAWVAEVDQNRVVAAAHAADDRFERVAEAWAADGPGYPMATRVIESGLAFSWAQRDRKREEPGDPWSESNEVKAVLALPLISDDAILGALLLYSGDGDAFDKQETDLLQQAANDVAQGILLFRARAARASAETALKKTRAELERVSRVTTMGELTASIAHEINQPLAALVTNANACLRWLDRNPPEMDEAREAARRIIRDGKRGSDVLARIRAMLKKQDPIREDLAINEVIDEILALARTGLDGVRLVKDYSARLPLVHGDRVQLQQVILNLVLNSLDAMKVTPDRAPALSISTGVTVGGDIEVAICDNGIGLTEEQVEKIFTTFFTTKTEGLGMGLSICRSIIEQHGGRLWAVPNGDTGVTFRFTLPVALL